A single genomic interval of Zingiber officinale cultivar Zhangliang chromosome 4A, Zo_v1.1, whole genome shotgun sequence harbors:
- the LOC121972558 gene encoding palmitoyl-acyl carrier protein thioesterase, chloroplastic-like: MASISRALHCPAKCCSVKESGGSNKKSSVAVNGSGSLHGLKAAAAEVAYPLSAVTDKNIIARQNIPREKQLVDPFRQGVIIDGGVRYRQTVVIRSYEIGPDKTATLETILNLLQETALNHVWMSGLLGDGFGATHGMMRNDLIWVVTRMHVLVDEYPIWGEVVEIDTWVGASGKNGMRRDWLIRSRLTERVFCRATSTWAMMNQETRRLSKMPEEVRDEISPWFIETRAVQEEALKKIDKLDDNAKYVNSDLKPKWSDLDMNHHVNNVKYVRWMLETIPDQFMENHQLSSIILEYRRECDSSDTVQSICEPDEESIPRDDNIRFLTGFSLAPEFLDGSGLLGTFDKWPTRYTHLLQVKGEKNDKEIVRGKTSWKKKMFKFSNCD; the protein is encoded by the exons ATGGCTTCCATCTCTCGTGCTCTGCACTGCCCTGCTAAATGCTGCTCCGTCAAGGAGAGCGGCGGCTCCAACAAGAAGAGCTCCGTCGCGGTGAATGGAAGCGGCTCGCTCCATGGCCTCAAGGCGGCGGCCGCCGAGGTGGCGTATCCACTTAGCGCCGTCACCGACAAAAACATCATCGCACGCCAGAACATTCCGAGAGAGAAGCAGCTGGTGGACCCCTTCCGGCAGGGCGTGATCATCGACGGCGGCGTCAGGTACCGGCAGACCGTGGTGATCCGGTCCTACGAGATCGGGCCCGACAAGACCGCGACGCTGGAGACCATCCtcaatctccttcag GAAACGGCTCTGAATCATGTTTGGATGTCTGGTTTGTTGGGGGATGGATTCGGAGCTACTCATGGGATGATGAGGAACGACCTGATTTGGGTGGTCACAAGAATGCACGTCCTTGTTGATGAGTACCCAATTTG GGGAGAGGTGGTGGAGATCGACACTTGGGTTGGAGCATCAGGGAAAAATGGGATGAGAAGGGATTGGTTGATTCGGAGTCGTCTCACCGAACGAGTCTTTTGTCGAGCTACAAG CACTTGGGCGATGATGAACCAAGAAACTAGGCGACTTTCGAAGATGCCCGAAGAGGTGAGGGATGAGATCTCTCCTTGGTTTATCGAAACGCGGGCGGTCCAAGAAGAGGCACTCAAGAAGATCGATAAGCTAGATGACAATGCGAAGTATGTGAACTCCGACTTGAAG CCGAAATGGAGTGACTTGGATATGAACCACCACGTAAACAATGTGAAGTATGTGAGGTGGATGCTTGAG ACTATTCCCGATCAATTCATGGAAAATCATCAACTCTCGAGCATTATCTTGGAGTACAGAAGGGAGTGCGATAGTTCCGATACGGTGCAGTCTATTTGTGAACCCGACGAAGAATCCATCCCTCGCGACGATAACATAAGATTCCTCACGGGATTCTCTCTCGCTCCGGAGTTTCTCGATGGTAGTGGATTGTTGGGAACATTCGACAAATGGCCAACGAGGTATACCCATCTCCTTCAAGTCAAAGGTGAGAAAAATGATAAGGAAATTGTGAGGGGAAAGACCtcatggaagaagaagatgttCAAGTTTTCAAATTGTGATTGA